The proteins below are encoded in one region of Akkermansiaceae bacterium:
- a CDS encoding sigma-54-dependent Fis family transcriptional regulator, with product MTSATLLIVDDEKSTRDGLRMALEDEFDCYVASDIKEAMTLLQSEPIDLMLTDLRLAGDSGMDLLDQTLALPSPPVSIMMTAYGSVDTAVEAMRRGAWNFVTKPLNLDGVELLLKRALRSRSLEKSNVRLEHEVQSLREKSGSSKHGLESLIGKSPAMQKVGELVTQVAPTRATVLIEGESGTGKELVAHAIHQLSGRPAEKLLVVNCAALSPQLLESELFGHEKGAFTGATQKRIGRFEQANGGTIFLDEIGEIDQATQVKLLRVLSERTIERVGSNKPVSVDVRVITATNKNLRTLVSQGEFREDLFFRLNVVRILMPALRDRAEDVILLAQAFLREFSSENNKELKPLSDDALTLLRRYAWPGNVRELRTAIEHGVVMSNDPVIHSRHLPYFLRSSEHGTAPESQHRIDSHREIGQLDEKVEISLASEGEFNLHVLEMHAIRRALQHTGNNRTDAARLLGISRRTLQRKLKEPDDHH from the coding sequence ATGACCTCCGCCACCCTGCTCATCGTTGACGATGAAAAATCCACCCGCGACGGCCTGCGCATGGCGCTCGAGGATGAATTTGACTGTTATGTCGCCTCCGACATCAAGGAAGCCATGACCTTGCTCCAAAGTGAGCCCATCGACCTGATGCTGACAGATCTCCGCCTTGCCGGCGACAGCGGCATGGATCTGCTCGACCAGACACTGGCGCTACCCAGCCCACCGGTTTCGATCATGATGACCGCCTACGGATCGGTCGATACCGCCGTGGAGGCGATGCGCCGCGGGGCGTGGAACTTTGTGACCAAACCCCTCAACCTCGATGGGGTGGAACTCCTGCTCAAGCGGGCACTGAGGAGCCGGTCGCTGGAAAAAAGCAATGTCCGGCTGGAGCACGAGGTGCAGAGCCTGCGGGAAAAAAGCGGCTCCAGCAAACATGGCCTGGAAAGCCTGATCGGCAAATCCCCCGCAATGCAAAAGGTGGGGGAGCTCGTCACCCAGGTGGCGCCCACCCGCGCCACGGTGTTGATCGAGGGGGAAAGCGGCACGGGTAAGGAACTCGTCGCCCATGCCATCCATCAGCTCAGCGGTAGACCGGCTGAAAAGCTGTTAGTGGTCAACTGCGCCGCCCTCTCCCCCCAACTGCTGGAAAGCGAGCTCTTCGGCCACGAAAAAGGAGCCTTCACCGGAGCCACCCAGAAAAGGATCGGCCGGTTCGAACAGGCGAACGGAGGCACCATTTTCCTCGATGAAATCGGAGAAATCGACCAGGCCACCCAGGTCAAGCTGCTGCGCGTCCTGAGTGAGCGGACCATCGAGCGTGTGGGGTCGAACAAGCCGGTCAGCGTCGATGTCCGGGTCATCACGGCGACCAACAAGAACCTGCGCACCCTGGTCAGCCAGGGCGAGTTCCGCGAGGATCTGTTTTTCCGGTTGAACGTCGTCCGTATTCTCATGCCGGCGCTCCGGGACCGAGCCGAGGACGTCATCTTGCTGGCCCAGGCGTTCCTGCGCGAATTTTCCTCGGAAAACAACAAGGAGCTCAAACCGCTCAGCGACGACGCGCTCACCTTGTTGCGGAGATACGCATGGCCCGGCAACGTCCGTGAGTTGCGTACGGCCATCGAACATGGTGTGGTCATGAGCAATGACCCCGTCATCCACAGTCGTCACCTCCCCTACTTCCTCAGATCCTCCGAGCATGGAACGGCGCCGGAGAGCCAGCACCGGATCGATTCGCACCGGGAAATCGGCCAATTGGATGAAAAGGTCGAAATCTCGCTTGCCTCCGAGGGCGAATTCAACTTGCATGTGCTGGAAATGCACGCCATACGGCGTGCGCTGCAACACACAGGGAACAACCGCACCGATGCTGCGCGCCTGCTTGGTATCAGCCGCCGCACCCTCCAACGAAAACTCAAGGAACCCGACGATCATCATTAA
- a CDS encoding PAS domain-containing protein, with protein MKSGFLDKLIARLDQVEPEEVQRLVMRLVREKGFLESVFESLQEGVMILDPDGQITFVNHAASRIFGIDASRSIGQSLSMTIRGFDWHKLADPDHIVSRDMEILYPEQRHLNFYLSPMRSEVEGDDHLLGYVLLVRDITHSRKQAEENVESEKLNALTLLAAGVAHEIGNPLNALDIHLQLLGRKLRKLPADDQQSLSHHLETAQGEIRRLDTILKQFLQAIRPTQPERDTLQLHDLLRDTLRLLAPELEERNVKVSLDLADSTPLLQLDGSQIKQALYNLLKNAFQALPASGGQIDILSRVTDYEVTLTIRDHGSGIPPEVMGSIFEPYHSTKKSGTGLGLLIVRRIVREHGGEIEINSKDGEGTTVTISLPRKNRNVRLLEDHHDTAVIEIEPVSKPEPS; from the coding sequence ATGAAATCCGGATTCCTCGATAAACTCATTGCCCGCCTCGACCAGGTTGAGCCGGAGGAGGTGCAGCGGCTGGTCATGCGGCTGGTGCGCGAGAAGGGCTTTCTCGAGAGTGTTTTTGAATCGCTTCAGGAGGGCGTGATGATCCTCGACCCCGATGGCCAGATCACCTTCGTCAACCACGCTGCGTCGCGGATCTTTGGCATTGATGCCTCGAGAAGTATTGGCCAGAGCCTGTCGATGACCATCCGGGGGTTCGACTGGCACAAGCTCGCCGACCCCGACCACATCGTCAGCCGGGACATGGAGATCCTTTACCCGGAGCAACGCCATCTCAACTTCTACCTCTCCCCGATGCGCAGTGAGGTGGAGGGCGACGACCACCTGCTCGGCTACGTCCTGCTGGTCCGCGATATCACCCACTCACGCAAACAGGCGGAGGAGAACGTCGAAAGCGAAAAACTCAACGCCCTGACCTTGCTCGCAGCCGGGGTGGCGCATGAGATTGGAAACCCGCTCAACGCCCTCGACATCCACCTCCAGCTACTGGGTAGAAAACTTCGCAAACTCCCGGCGGACGACCAACAAAGCCTGTCGCACCACCTTGAAACCGCCCAGGGCGAAATCAGGCGGCTCGATACCATCCTGAAACAGTTCCTCCAGGCGATCCGCCCGACCCAACCGGAACGCGACACGCTGCAACTCCATGACCTGCTGCGCGACACCCTCAGGTTACTTGCGCCCGAGCTCGAGGAGCGCAACGTCAAAGTGAGCCTCGACCTCGCCGACAGCACTCCCCTGCTCCAGCTTGATGGCAGCCAGATCAAACAGGCGCTCTACAATTTGCTGAAAAATGCCTTCCAGGCCCTGCCCGCGAGTGGCGGACAGATCGATATCCTGTCCCGGGTCACCGACTACGAAGTGACACTGACCATCCGCGACCATGGCTCGGGCATCCCCCCCGAGGTGATGGGCTCCATTTTCGAACCCTATCACAGCACCAAAAAATCCGGCACCGGCCTCGGTCTCCTGATCGTCCGGCGGATCGTCCGGGAGCATGGGGGCGAGATTGAAATCAACAGCAAAGACGGGGAAGGCACAACCGTCACCATCTCGCTGCCACGCAAAAACCGCAACGTCCGGTTACTTGAAGACCATCATGACACCGCCGTCATTGAAATCGAACCCGTCTCCAAACCTGAACCATCATGA
- a CDS encoding divalent-cation tolerance protein CutA: protein MTEALVVLCTFPSEEKARQIGTHLVERQYAACINILPVVESIYQWQGKLCREGETLAVIKTTRQAFPVMSRELAALHPYDEPEIIALPVVDGSAGYLSWLVDQTRG, encoded by the coding sequence ATGACTGAGGCACTGGTGGTATTATGCACCTTTCCGAGTGAGGAGAAGGCGCGACAGATTGGCACACATCTGGTGGAAAGGCAATACGCGGCCTGCATCAATATTTTGCCTGTCGTGGAGTCGATCTACCAGTGGCAGGGGAAGTTGTGCCGGGAGGGTGAAACGCTCGCGGTGATCAAGACAACGCGGCAGGCGTTCCCCGTGATGAGCCGTGAACTGGCCGCATTGCACCCCTATGATGAGCCGGAAATCATCGCTTTGCCGGTCGTTGACGGCTCGGCTGGATACCTCTCGTGGCTGGTCGACCAGACCCGGGGATGA
- a CDS encoding DEAD/DEAH box helicase — protein MNPDRATLNFLNSFPEKARTRGEALQEEGAVTQIFGNHLFIQGRVEDSTGTYRTSLRLQGNRWFGSSTAEDEIVAGACMYATMMERMHRGEDLPESPNEFDDTPIIDVIEEKLGRELDDREADFVNKLEKRYRRYVIEGEIHDHDLVRLNPRWEIVSYEPLELWPMPPGDILEFWNYIAYAFYKKKLPYAEFLNAITDLEAVQKKMHEWEREREVAAWYDRIESVNERPPIDKPIYVKFRLLSTINEARVEFYEGQAEGGEWLPLREKGDIDRFLALFDDSALRMDASSQLIWDQFLTFYQKEGDARIDLDSEASCQFMNRIFRQPALKGYVVNLDEREFRVVKKPLRWICEDDPYVPNCFALQLVTSAGEHVTHSVRLLPGREVLYQSDETVFPGPPRWLTETDIQPRYHIPKDVIDSLEGVEFLRKIGSSLPHSLRKRVIDLDLYPRFKMKIEQGLTAAETEHLVIDVRALEKKERREEKRVKDEWELVEQKPVKGKQLLRFAREELYPVPGLLAQMGLTYDEKLDAFKARITKLFPEKFSEWAKALPESLVAEMDGKLQTLLADPVTAAIRFEVVNQEIDWFDLRIVIDVEGVTLTNAQIRSLVAARGGYVRMDDGGWMRLEIKLDADQRDAVTRLGLDPFDLTGETHRMHALQLADPKAAEVFDPKAWKRIKDRARDIQIEVTPAVPKNLRAELRPYQVDGFHFLAYLATNRFGGLLADDMGLGKTIQSITYLLWLRDEERKEKGAKGRIAPALVVCPKSVIDVWHSETEKFAPELRVKILRTRDDLDLKVLESEVDIFVLNYAQLRLCGEELAKVKWLTTILDEGQQIKNPDSKAAKAARDLNSKNRLVLTGTPIENRLMDMWSLMSFAMPGVLGSRAYFKKRFDKRKDPSAQSRLASRLRPFLLRRTKLQVAKDLPPRTEEEVFAEMEGVQAEMYKAELKRIQKALLGFDSDEAVKKNSFAILQGLMRLRQICCHPGLIDPKFLKEESAKMNALFYLLDQLREEGHKVLVFSQFVSMLDIIKARLEVESRPFHYLTGQTKDRKGVIESFQTTKDASVFMLSLKAGGAGLNLTSASYVILYDPWWNPAVENQAIDRTHRIGQKNKVIAYRLLTRETVEEKIRILQHQKTQLVTNVLGDEGFASSLAMDDLAFILGANGFEEDMEEPEKKAPRKAARKKSSTELIDVTPADDAPAAKKAAKKAAKKTGKK, from the coding sequence ATGAATCCAGATAGAGCTACACTCAACTTTCTCAACAGTTTCCCGGAAAAAGCGCGCACCCGCGGCGAAGCTCTGCAAGAAGAGGGTGCCGTTACCCAGATTTTCGGTAACCACCTCTTTATCCAGGGCCGGGTTGAGGATTCCACCGGCACCTACCGCACCAGTCTGCGTCTTCAAGGGAACCGCTGGTTTGGTAGCAGCACCGCTGAGGACGAGATTGTAGCCGGTGCCTGTATGTATGCCACCATGATGGAGCGCATGCACCGCGGCGAGGACCTGCCGGAGAGTCCAAACGAATTTGACGACACCCCCATCATCGATGTGATCGAGGAAAAGCTGGGACGTGAACTCGACGACCGGGAGGCCGACTTTGTCAACAAACTCGAGAAGCGCTACCGCCGCTACGTCATAGAAGGGGAGATTCACGACCACGACCTCGTCCGTCTCAACCCACGTTGGGAAATCGTCAGCTATGAGCCCCTTGAACTCTGGCCGATGCCCCCGGGCGATATTCTCGAGTTTTGGAACTACATCGCCTACGCATTCTATAAAAAGAAACTTCCCTACGCGGAATTCCTCAATGCCATCACCGACCTTGAGGCGGTGCAGAAGAAAATGCACGAGTGGGAGCGCGAGCGGGAGGTGGCAGCCTGGTATGACCGTATCGAGAGTGTCAACGAACGTCCGCCGATCGATAAACCCATTTACGTCAAGTTCCGTCTGCTATCCACCATCAACGAGGCACGCGTGGAGTTCTACGAGGGCCAGGCTGAAGGTGGCGAGTGGTTGCCGCTGCGTGAAAAAGGGGACATCGACCGCTTTCTTGCGCTGTTTGATGATTCCGCCCTGCGGATGGACGCATCCAGCCAGCTGATTTGGGACCAGTTCCTGACCTTCTACCAAAAAGAAGGTGACGCCCGCATCGATCTCGATAGCGAGGCGTCCTGCCAGTTCATGAACCGCATCTTCCGCCAGCCCGCGCTGAAAGGATATGTGGTGAACCTCGATGAACGCGAATTCAGGGTGGTTAAAAAACCCCTCCGGTGGATCTGTGAGGATGACCCCTACGTGCCTAACTGTTTTGCCCTGCAACTGGTCACCTCCGCCGGTGAGCACGTCACCCACTCTGTGCGCCTGCTGCCCGGACGGGAGGTCCTTTACCAGTCGGACGAAACCGTTTTCCCCGGTCCGCCACGCTGGTTGACAGAGACCGATATCCAGCCACGCTACCACATCCCCAAGGATGTCATCGACAGCTTGGAGGGCGTTGAATTTCTTCGTAAAATAGGATCCAGCCTGCCTCATTCACTGCGTAAGCGGGTAATCGACCTGGACCTCTATCCTCGCTTCAAGATGAAGATCGAGCAGGGGCTTACCGCCGCCGAAACCGAGCACCTCGTCATCGATGTCCGTGCTTTGGAGAAAAAGGAACGCCGCGAGGAAAAACGCGTCAAGGACGAGTGGGAACTGGTCGAGCAGAAACCCGTCAAAGGAAAGCAGCTCCTCCGTTTCGCCCGCGAAGAACTCTATCCGGTCCCCGGCCTGCTGGCCCAGATGGGCTTGACCTACGATGAGAAGCTCGATGCCTTCAAGGCCCGGATCACCAAACTTTTCCCCGAGAAATTCTCGGAGTGGGCCAAGGCCCTTCCCGAGTCCCTGGTCGCCGAGATGGACGGCAAGCTGCAAACGCTGTTAGCCGACCCCGTGACTGCCGCCATTCGCTTTGAGGTGGTGAACCAGGAAATCGACTGGTTTGACCTCCGGATCGTCATCGATGTCGAGGGTGTCACCCTCACGAATGCCCAGATCCGGTCGCTCGTTGCTGCCCGCGGTGGCTACGTCCGCATGGACGACGGTGGCTGGATGCGCTTGGAGATCAAGCTCGATGCCGACCAGCGCGATGCGGTGACCCGGCTCGGCCTGGACCCCTTCGACCTCACCGGCGAGACCCACCGGATGCACGCTCTCCAGCTTGCCGATCCGAAGGCGGCCGAAGTCTTCGATCCGAAAGCCTGGAAGCGCATCAAGGACCGTGCCCGCGACATTCAGATCGAAGTGACCCCGGCGGTGCCCAAGAACCTCAGGGCGGAATTGCGTCCCTACCAGGTGGATGGTTTCCATTTCCTTGCCTACCTTGCAACCAACCGCTTTGGTGGTCTGCTGGCGGATGACATGGGTCTTGGTAAAACCATCCAGTCGATCACTTACCTCCTCTGGCTTCGTGATGAGGAAAGGAAGGAAAAAGGTGCCAAAGGCCGGATTGCACCGGCTCTCGTGGTTTGTCCCAAGTCGGTTATCGATGTCTGGCATTCCGAGACTGAGAAATTTGCTCCCGAGCTCCGCGTCAAGATCCTGCGCACCCGCGATGATCTCGATCTCAAGGTGCTGGAAAGCGAGGTCGATATCTTTGTCCTTAACTACGCCCAGCTCCGCCTCTGCGGGGAAGAGCTCGCCAAGGTCAAGTGGCTCACCACCATCCTGGATGAGGGGCAACAGATCAAAAACCCGGACTCGAAAGCCGCCAAGGCTGCACGCGACCTCAACTCGAAGAATCGACTCGTCCTCACCGGTACTCCTATCGAGAACCGCCTGATGGATATGTGGTCGCTGATGTCGTTTGCCATGCCCGGTGTGCTCGGCAGCCGTGCCTACTTCAAAAAACGCTTTGATAAACGCAAGGACCCGAGTGCCCAGAGCCGCCTCGCCTCGCGCCTTCGCCCGTTCCTCCTCCGCCGGACCAAACTCCAGGTGGCCAAGGACCTGCCGCCAAGAACCGAGGAGGAAGTCTTCGCAGAAATGGAAGGCGTCCAGGCCGAGATGTACAAAGCCGAGCTGAAACGTATCCAGAAGGCGTTGTTAGGATTCGATTCGGATGAAGCGGTGAAGAAAAACTCCTTTGCCATCCTGCAAGGCTTGATGCGCCTGCGCCAGATCTGCTGCCACCCTGGCCTGATCGATCCGAAGTTCCTCAAGGAGGAAAGTGCCAAGATGAACGCACTCTTCTATCTGCTCGACCAGCTGCGCGAGGAGGGTCACAAGGTGCTTGTTTTCTCCCAGTTTGTTTCCATGCTCGATATCATCAAGGCTCGCCTCGAGGTCGAGAGCCGTCCGTTCCACTATCTAACGGGACAGACCAAGGACCGCAAGGGGGTGATCGAAAGTTTCCAGACCACCAAGGACGCATCCGTCTTTATGCTGTCACTCAAGGCAGGTGGTGCCGGTCTGAACCTGACATCCGCATCCTACGTCATCCTCTACGATCCGTGGTGGAACCCCGCTGTGGAAAACCAGGCGATCGACCGGACACACCGTATTGGCCAGAAAAACAAAGTCATCGCCTACCGCTTGCTGACCCGTGAAACGGTCGAGGAGAAAATCCGTATCCTGCAGCACCAGAAGACCCAGCTGGTTACCAATGTGTTAGGTGACGAAGGCTTTGCCAGCAGTCTGGCCATGGATGACCTCGCCTTTATTCTTGGTGCCAACGGTTTCGAGGAAGATATGGAGGAGCCGGAAAAAAAGGCGCCACGTAAGGCTGCTAGAAAGAAGTCTTCGACCGAACTCATCGATGTGACACCGGCCGACGATGCCCCTGCCGCAAAGAAAGCCGCTAAAAAAGCCGCCAAGAAAACGGGTAAGAAGTAG
- a CDS encoding DUF1232 domain-containing protein, translating to MKGIIVFIIAVFSVIYLINPTMGVIELIPDNFPIIGNLDEATATAVLLACARYFGFDLARFFGRRKDEEGKGEIIDID from the coding sequence ATGAAAGGGATCATTGTCTTCATCATCGCCGTATTCAGCGTCATTTACCTCATTAATCCAACCATGGGGGTCATTGAGTTGATTCCTGATAATTTCCCGATTATTGGTAATTTAGACGAAGCAACGGCGACGGCGGTTCTGCTTGCCTGCGCCCGCTACTTCGGCTTTGACCTGGCCAGGTTTTTTGGCCGTAGGAAAGATGAGGAGGGCAAAGGTGAAATCATCGACATCGACTAA
- a CDS encoding biopolymer transporter ExbD — MKKHQRPTREDSLAPDEPGLDISSLIDVCFLLLIYFLVTTTIQPREQDLRTTVPGIIPSDHIPPIPPMLIELRQDGGVVVNPGDAAEVFDGDIDSHELPNLRDRLASVAALGPSGTPRVLLRVDNEVLQQRYVDVLNCLAGAGISDIALQD; from the coding sequence ATGAAAAAACACCAACGACCCACCCGCGAGGATTCTCTCGCCCCGGACGAGCCAGGCCTGGATATTTCCTCACTGATCGACGTCTGCTTTCTGTTACTGATCTATTTTCTGGTCACCACCACCATTCAGCCCCGCGAGCAGGATCTGAGGACCACGGTGCCCGGCATCATCCCATCGGATCATATCCCGCCCATCCCACCCATGCTGATCGAGCTGCGGCAGGACGGTGGCGTTGTTGTCAATCCGGGTGATGCCGCCGAGGTATTCGACGGCGATATCGACAGCCATGAGCTGCCCAACCTGCGCGATCGCCTCGCATCCGTGGCCGCGCTGGGGCCGTCAGGAACTCCGCGTGTTTTACTCAGGGTGGATAATGAGGTGCTTCAGCAGCGCTATGTCGATGTCCTCAATTGCCTGGCGGGGGCAGGGATCAGCGATATCGCCCTTCAGGATTGA
- a CDS encoding prepilin-type N-terminal cleavage/methylation domain-containing protein produces the protein MKNIPFPSRTRFQPAPAFTLVEMLVVITIITVMLTIGALGLKNLSKASGVSAGLPIAEAVFAEARAIAVGKGTRARVLIHGTNDKDDELHRERFLRYMAIAYEELDNDGNGNGNWIIASRGSKLPDGVYFSKDLTEKQGYTLESPMTIELPGKSSTSCYYYEFNAEGMIQPAPVGNDVPRFVIRAGTLRPGDTEPQATSGNKRNIGGFVIWRSGRTSVFRHPDQIEIE, from the coding sequence ATGAAAAATATCCCGTTCCCTTCTCGAACTCGTTTTCAACCGGCGCCCGCATTCACACTTGTAGAGATGCTGGTGGTCATCACGATCATCACCGTTATGCTGACGATAGGAGCGCTGGGTTTGAAAAACCTGTCCAAGGCGAGCGGGGTAAGTGCCGGCCTGCCCATTGCGGAGGCCGTCTTTGCTGAAGCCCGCGCCATAGCCGTTGGCAAGGGCACCCGCGCCCGGGTCCTGATCCACGGCACCAATGACAAGGATGATGAGCTTCACCGTGAGCGTTTTCTGCGTTACATGGCGATTGCCTACGAGGAACTCGATAATGACGGCAACGGCAATGGCAACTGGATCATCGCATCACGCGGTAGCAAGCTGCCTGATGGTGTCTATTTTTCAAAGGACCTCACGGAAAAACAAGGTTACACCCTTGAGTCACCAATGACGATTGAACTGCCGGGCAAGAGCTCAACCAGTTGTTACTACTATGAGTTCAATGCGGAAGGCATGATTCAGCCAGCACCTGTCGGCAACGATGTGCCGCGCTTCGTAATCCGTGCCGGCACCCTGCGTCCTGGTGATACCGAGCCACAGGCCACCAGCGGCAATAAACGAAATATCGGAGGGTTTGTCATCTGGCGTAGTGGCCGGACTTCCGTGTTCCGCCATCCGGATCAAATTGAAATTGAATAA